The Haloplanus natans DSM 17983 DNA segment GGCCGGCCGAGCGGAACGTGGTCCGTACGAACCGTTCCAGCCGGTCGTCCATACCGCTCCTTGCGCCGCCGGCGTGAAAGGTTCGTCGGCGTCGAGCGGCCCTCTCGCCCGATTTCACTTTCGCCGTGCTCACGGAACTTTTTATATCGTCGCGCACCAATCGCCGTGTGCCTCCCAACGAGAACACCACGGAGGCGAGTGAGACCATGACCGATTTGCACACCCACGCGGAGGATATCGTAGCGCAGTTTTCGGACCACCTGGATCTGACCGTCGACGAGGTCGAGGAGCGACTCGAAAACCTCGTCAACGAGTACCGGGTCCCGGTTGACGAGGCGCGCCGGAGCGTCGTGAACAGTTACCTCGACGAGGCCGGCCTGGAGCGCGACGCTCTGGGCGGCGGCGGCAACGCCTCCGTCGGCCTCGCGGAGATCGACCAGGACGAACAGTGGCTGGACGTGACCGCCAAGGTCGTCGAACTGTGGGAGCCCCGGAGCGACTCGGTGGCTCAGGTCGGCCTGCTCGGCGACGAGACGGGGACGACCAAGTTCGTCGCCTTCGAGACTTCGGATCTCCCCGAACTGGACGAGGGGGCGGTCTACCGCCTGGAGAACCTCGTCACCGACGAGTACCAGGGTAACTTCTCGGTGAAGCTCAACCGGACGACGACCATCACCGAAGTCGACGAGGACATCGAGGTCGGCGACGACGCCGAAACCGTCGAGGGGGCGCTGGTCGACATCCAGAGCGGGAGCGGCCTGATCAAGCGCTGTCCCGAGGCGGACTGCACGCGCGTCCTCCAGAACGGTCGGTGTTCCGAACACGGCAGCGTCGAGGGCGAGTTCGACCTGCGGATCAAGGGCGTCCTCGACGACGGCGAGGCGGTTCACGAGGTGATCTTCGACCGCGAGAGCACGGAAGCGCTCACCGGAACCACGCTGGAGGAGGCGAAAGACATGGCGATGGACGCGCTCGATACGACCGTCGTCGCCGACGAGATGCGCACGGGGACGCTCGGCCGGTACTACCGGGTGAGCGGCCCGCAGTTCGGCCGGTACGTGCTGGTCGACGAGTTCGAACGGCTGAGCGATCCGGTCGACGCCGAAGCGGCCCTCATCGAAGCGAGGTCGATCTAACATGAGTCAGACACCTACCCGCGAAGTCGCGCGCCGCGTCTTCGCCCGCGAGTTCAACGACGCGAGTCACACGTTCAAAGAGTCCGAGGACGAACGGGCCCCGGTCTACCTCCTGCTTCCGACGGGCGAACGCGCCAACCGCGTGTTCCTCGTCGGCACCCTGACCGAGAAAGAGGACGTGGGCGAGGGCGACGAGTACTGGCGGGGTCGCATCGTCGACCCGACGGGGACATTTTTTGTCTACGCCGGGCAGTACCAACCCGAGGCGGCGTCGACGCTCCGTGATCTCGAACCGCCGGCGTACGTCGCCGTCGTCGGCAAGCCTCGCACCTACGAGACGGACGACGGGAGCGTCAACGTCTCCGTGCGGCCCGAATCGATCACCGCCGTCGACTCCGTCACCCGCGACCGCTGGGTCGTCGAGGCGGCCCAGCGAACCCTCGAACGCGTCGCCGCCTTCGAGGACGAGAGCAACGAGTACGCCCGCATGGCCCGCGAGGAGTACGATCTCTCGACCGACGAGTACCGGCGGATGGCCCTCGCCGCCCTCGAAGGGCTGGACGAGTCGGACGAACTCGGCTCGGACGGCGAGGCCGACGCCGACGGCGGCATCGACGCCCCGGCCGAGCACTGACCGCCCGACGCCTCGCCGTCTGACGAACGCTTAAGTGAGTCGGGCGTCGATATTGGGACCAGCATGGGCAACAAGAACAAGACCGTCTCCTTTCGCGTCAACGAGGACGCGTTCGAGACCCTGCGCGATATCGCCGAGGAGCGTGACATCTCGCTCTCCGAGGTGTTTCGCGACTACGTCGACATGCTCGTTGCCCACGACGGCCAGGTGGAAGTCGTCCCCGAACACGAACTCGCCCGCCGCTCCGACGACGAGCCCAGCTTCCCGCCCACCGTCGAGGTGCCGAAGACGTTCGTCCGCGAGCACGAACGCCTCGAACTCGAGGCCGACCACCTGCGGGACCAGCTAGACGAACACAAACGCTACATCGACCACCTGCGGGACCAGCTAGAGGCGGACGAGGAGATAATCCACCTCGACGACCTGGACGACGAGCGCGACGAGCCGTATCAGATCGGTTGAGACGGTCCGCGGCGGACTGATCGTCGGTGACGCCTATCCCGACAGCGCCCGCCGCGTTTCGGCGGCCCGCCGTTCCATCTCCGTGTTGCCTTCGACGGCCGCCAGCGACTCGACCGCTTCGAGTCGCCGCACCGCCTGATCGAGAAAGGACAGTACGTCGCCCGGGTAGGCGTACAGCATGTAGTCGTCGGTCATCACGTCGACGATGGCGTCCGGACCCAGACCCTGCGCCCGCAGTTCCAGCAGATAGCGGATGAACTGGCGTTCCGGGTAGCCGGTGTAGAGGTCGTCGGGGTCTTCGCAGTCGAGGAAGTCGGTGGCGAAATCGAGCAGTCGATCCCGGGTGGCGTCGTCGAGTTTGGTGAGGCCGTCGCCGCTGTAGAGCACCTCCATCGTCGCACCCTTGAACGCGCCCTTGGGGATGGACGTATCCAACTGGGAGACGATCCGGCGGTGGTTCTTCAGATACACTTTGTCGGTGATAGCCACTGGGGACCCCTACACGACGGCGCGTCTAAAGGCTCCCGGCTTTGTGTCGACGACCCACGGCGGCCCCGAGTCGTAACCTACTTTACTCACAGCGCGGTATCGTAAGCCGTGTCCGGGTTGGGGTAGTGGTTATCCTTCAGCCTTGTGGAGGCTGAGACGCGGGTTCGATTCTCGCACCCGGACTTTTTCCACGACGACCGAAGGGAGGAGTGGAAAGTCCGACAGAGAGCGGAGCGAGGCCGCGAGTGAGGTTCGATTCTCGCACTCGAACGGCGACGCGCTCCGGTGTCGGCCGTCGATGCCGACCCCCGCCGAGACGCGGCACCACGCTTTTTCAACCGCGCAGTCGATCCACTCAGTATGGACGAACGCCGTACCGTCGTTGCCCTCTTCGGCCTCCTCGTCGGCCTGGTCACCGCTTTCATCGCGTATCGGTTCATCGCCGCCCTCACCGTCGCCGTCTTCCTCTACTACTCTACGCGCCGCTTCTACAAGGCGCTCGGACGGCTCCACGTTCCCAGGCAGGTTCGTGCTCTCACCGTCCTCTCCTTGCTTGCGATACCGCTTCTCCTCCTGCTCAGTTACACGCTCGTCTTGCTGGTGACCGAGACACAGCGGTTTCTGGAGACCTATCCGGTCGTCGAGGCGGCGGGGACGAATTTCGCGTGGCTCGGCGCCACCGACGAGATTCCGGATCTCACCGTCGACGGCCTCGTCGATGCGTATCAGGCCGGGCAGTTCGAGGTGATCACGGACTTTCTGGTCGAACACGCCGCGGTACTGACGAACGCGATCACGGGCTTTTTCCTCAACCTGTTCATCGTGGTCATCGTCACGTACTATCTCCTGATCGACGGCCACCGGTTCCACGACTGGCTGCTCCGGTTCGACGACGACGCCATCGTCCGTGAGTATCTGGAGGCCGCCGACCGCGAACTCGAAGCCATCCTCTTTGGGAACCTGCTGAACGTCATCGCCATCGCGCTCATCGCCGTCGGCTCGTTCATGGGCTACAACGCCCTCGTCCCCGAGGCCGTCGAGGTGCCCTACCCCGCACTCGCGGGCGTCCTCACGGGTGTTGCGAGCCTGATCCCCGTCGTCGGGATGAAGGTGGTGTACGTCCCCCTCGCCGGCGCTATCGCCGCGCCGATGGTGATCTCGGGCGAGTATTCGCTGCTCGGCTACCTCGTTGCCTTCCTGTTCGTGGCCGTCGTGATCGTCGACACGATTCCGGATCTGATCCTCCGGCCGTATCTCAGCGGCGAGCGGACCCACGTCGGCCTGTTGATGCTTGCGTACATCTTCGGCCCCGTCGTGTTCGGGTTCTACGGGCTCTTTTTCGCGCCTATCGTCCTCGCGCTCGGTATCACCTTCGCCCACACGGCGCTTCCCCGACTCCTCGGTGCCGACGAAACGCCGGACGCGGCGCCGGGTCCGTAGCCGGCGCCGCGGCGCTACGCCACGTCGACGCCGGTGATCTCGAAGCGCGCACCGTCCGCCGATCCGGCCGTACAGTCGACGGTCCAGCCGTGGGCGCACGCGATGTCCCTGACGATGCGCAGGCCGAACCCCGTCCCGCCGTCGTCCGTCGAGTAGCCCGCCTCGAACACCTGCTCGCGTTCGTCGGGCGGAATACCGACGCCGTCGTCCTCGACGTAGAAGCCGCGCGCGTCGCCGTCCGGGCCGGTGACCGTCCCGACGGTGACGGTGAGGAACTCCTCGTCGGGGCGCGCGCCGTGCTCGACCGAATTCCGAAACAGGTTCTCGAGCACCTGCGCGAGCCGACTCTCGTCGGCCCGTATCGTGCGGTCGTCGACGCGGTCGAGGGTGGCGTCGCCGGTTTCGACGTTGGCCCAGCACCGCTCGGCGACCCGTGACAGGTCGACCGGTTCGGCCTCCTCGACGCTCTCTCCCTCCCGTGCGAGCGTGAGCACGTCGTCGATGAGCGTCTCCATACGCCCGAGCGCCCGGGTGGCCTCGTCGATATGGGGGCTGTCACACGTCTCGGTCGCCAGTTCCAGGTGACCGCCCGCGACGTTGAGCGGGTTCCGGAGGTCGTGGCTGACGAGGCTCGCGAACTCGTCGAGTCGCTGATTCTCGCGTTCGAGTTCGGCTTCGCGCTCCCGAAGCACCGCCTCGTGTGCGACGCGATCGATGGCCGCCGTGACGTTCTCACAGAGCAACTGGACGAGCCGGCGCTCGTTCTCGTCGAACGCGTCCGGTTCCGTCGACGCGACGAGGACGACCCCGTGGTCGCCGAGCGGTACGATGTACTCGCTTCGGAGCGGCGTCGACTCGTTGTGCAGGCTCTCGGCGTCGTCGAGGTCGGCGTAGTGTTTCGCCGCATTCGTCTCGAAGGCCTCCCAGGCGATGCTTCCCGGTCCCAGGTCCGGGGGCTCGCCGATCACGTCCTCGACCCTGCTCGTCCACGCCGCCGGGACGAGCGCCGACGCCTCTTCGTCGTGATAGTGGACG contains these protein-coding regions:
- a CDS encoding replication factor A (Replication protein A protects and stabilize the intermediate ssDNA that is generated by the unwinding action of a DNA helicase at the replication fork. In addition, SSBs prevent the formation of secondary structures by single-stranded template DNA.); protein product: MTDLHTHAEDIVAQFSDHLDLTVDEVEERLENLVNEYRVPVDEARRSVVNSYLDEAGLERDALGGGGNASVGLAEIDQDEQWLDVTAKVVELWEPRSDSVAQVGLLGDETGTTKFVAFETSDLPELDEGAVYRLENLVTDEYQGNFSVKLNRTTTITEVDEDIEVGDDAETVEGALVDIQSGSGLIKRCPEADCTRVLQNGRCSEHGSVEGEFDLRIKGVLDDGEAVHEVIFDRESTEALTGTTLEEAKDMAMDALDTTVVADEMRTGTLGRYYRVSGPQFGRYVLVDEFERLSDPVDAEAALIEARSI
- a CDS encoding ribbon-helix-helix protein, CopG family, coding for MGNKNKTVSFRVNEDAFETLRDIAEERDISLSEVFRDYVDMLVAHDGQVEVVPEHELARRSDDEPSFPPTVEVPKTFVREHERLELEADHLRDQLDEHKRYIDHLRDQLEADEEIIHLDDLDDERDEPYQIG
- a CDS encoding RPA family protein → MSQTPTREVARRVFAREFNDASHTFKESEDERAPVYLLLPTGERANRVFLVGTLTEKEDVGEGDEYWRGRIVDPTGTFFVYAGQYQPEAASTLRDLEPPAYVAVVGKPRTYETDDGSVNVSVRPESITAVDSVTRDRWVVEAAQRTLERVAAFEDESNEYARMAREEYDLSTDEYRRMALAALEGLDESDELGSDGEADADGGIDAPAEH
- a CDS encoding AI-2E family transporter; the protein is MDERRTVVALFGLLVGLVTAFIAYRFIAALTVAVFLYYSTRRFYKALGRLHVPRQVRALTVLSLLAIPLLLLLSYTLVLLVTETQRFLETYPVVEAAGTNFAWLGATDEIPDLTVDGLVDAYQAGQFEVITDFLVEHAAVLTNAITGFFLNLFIVVIVTYYLLIDGHRFHDWLLRFDDDAIVREYLEAADRELEAILFGNLLNVIAIALIAVGSFMGYNALVPEAVEVPYPALAGVLTGVASLIPVVGMKVVYVPLAGAIAAPMVISGEYSLLGYLVAFLFVAVVIVDTIPDLILRPYLSGERTHVGLLMLAYIFGPVVFGFYGLFFAPIVLALGITFAHTALPRLLGADETPDAAPGP
- a CDS encoding DUF5814 domain-containing protein; translated protein: MAITDKVYLKNHRRIVSQLDTSIPKGAFKGATMEVLYSGDGLTKLDDATRDRLLDFATDFLDCEDPDDLYTGYPERQFIRYLLELRAQGLGPDAIVDVMTDDYMLYAYPGDVLSFLDQAVRRLEAVESLAAVEGNTEMERRAAETRRALSG